Proteins encoded within one genomic window of Marinobacter halotolerans:
- the murG gene encoding undecaprenyldiphospho-muramoylpentapeptide beta-N-acetylglucosaminyltransferase — MSDSRRFLMMAGGTGGHVFPALATARMLQSKGHEVFWLGSAGGMEERLIADTDIPLSVIQISGLRGKGRLALVTAPFRLMRALAQAFAQLRRIRPQCVVGMGGFVTGPGGVAAWLTRTPLVIHEQNAIAGMTNRLLVRFAHTVLEAFPGSFGPDVVTRCTGNPVRRDLAELPLPQDRLAGRAGAMRLLVVGGSLGAQSFNQTLPEALALIPADQRPTVRHQCGEKHLDAAQAAYREQNVDASVQPFIKDMAEAYEWADVVLCRAGALTVSELCVAGVGALLVPFPHAVDDHQTRNAQQMVKAGGAILIPQPKLAADTLAQTLSELAQDRNRILEMATAAKSLARPDATERVVNYCLEAANG, encoded by the coding sequence ATGAGTGATTCACGGCGGTTCCTGATGATGGCCGGTGGCACCGGAGGTCACGTGTTTCCCGCGTTGGCAACAGCGCGGATGCTGCAGAGCAAGGGCCATGAAGTGTTCTGGCTGGGCTCGGCGGGCGGCATGGAAGAACGGCTGATTGCCGATACTGATATTCCTCTGTCCGTGATCCAGATTTCCGGGTTGCGCGGCAAGGGTAGACTCGCGCTTGTGACCGCGCCTTTCCGGCTGATGCGGGCCCTGGCCCAGGCGTTTGCCCAGTTGCGCCGGATTCGCCCCCAGTGCGTGGTTGGCATGGGCGGGTTCGTGACCGGGCCGGGCGGGGTTGCCGCCTGGCTGACCAGAACACCGCTGGTCATCCACGAACAGAATGCCATTGCAGGAATGACCAACCGTCTGTTGGTGCGGTTTGCCCACACGGTTCTGGAAGCCTTTCCCGGCAGTTTTGGCCCGGACGTGGTCACCCGTTGCACCGGCAATCCCGTGCGTCGTGATCTGGCTGAACTGCCTTTGCCGCAGGATCGGCTGGCCGGTCGCGCCGGCGCCATGCGGTTGCTGGTGGTGGGCGGCAGTCTGGGTGCCCAGAGTTTCAATCAGACCCTGCCTGAGGCACTGGCATTGATACCCGCCGACCAGAGGCCGACCGTCCGTCACCAGTGTGGCGAAAAGCATCTGGATGCGGCCCAGGCGGCCTACAGGGAACAAAATGTGGACGCCAGCGTCCAGCCGTTTATCAAGGATATGGCTGAAGCCTATGAATGGGCGGATGTGGTGCTTTGCCGTGCCGGCGCTCTGACCGTGTCCGAGCTCTGTGTGGCCGGCGTCGGGGCTCTTCTGGTGCCGTTTCCCCATGCCGTTGACGATCACCAGACCCGCAATGCCCAGCAGATGGTCAAAGCCGGGGGCGCTATTTTGATCCCCCAGCCGAAACTGGCGGCGGATACGCTGGCGCAGACCCTGTCCGAACTGGCGCAGGACCGGAATCGAATTCTTGAAATGGCGACAGCGGCAAAATCGCTGGCTCGCCCGGACGCGACGGAGAGAGTTGTGAATTATTGTCTGGAGGCCGCCAATGGCTGA
- the mraY gene encoding phospho-N-acetylmuramoyl-pentapeptide-transferase: MLLWLTEVLSQYFSALTVFQYLTLRGIFGVLTALLISLLIGPFMIRKLSQYQIGQAVRDDGPQTHLSKAGTPTMGGALILVAVGVATLLWADLTNRYVWVTLLVTLLFGAIGWVDDYRKVVERNPRGLPARWKYFWQSVIGATAAVALFWSSALPQETSLYVPFFKNVSLTLGPVIFVLLSYFVIVGSSNAVNLTDGLDGLAIMPTVMVAAALGIFAYVSGHAQFADYLLIPHLPGTGELIVFCGALVGAGLGFLWFNTYPAQVFMGDVGALALGAALGIVAVIVRQEIVLFIMGGVFVMETISVILQVASFRLTGRRIFRMAPLHHHFELKGWPEPRVIVRFWVVTVVLVLVGLASLKLR, encoded by the coding sequence ATGCTGCTCTGGCTGACAGAGGTTCTTTCACAGTATTTCTCGGCGCTGACGGTGTTTCAGTACCTGACCCTGAGGGGCATTTTCGGGGTGCTGACGGCGCTTCTGATTTCGCTGCTGATCGGTCCGTTCATGATTCGCAAACTGAGCCAGTACCAGATCGGCCAGGCGGTCCGGGACGATGGCCCGCAGACTCACCTGAGCAAGGCCGGCACGCCAACGATGGGTGGCGCGTTGATTCTTGTGGCGGTGGGTGTCGCCACACTGCTCTGGGCGGACCTGACCAATCGGTACGTCTGGGTCACGCTGTTGGTTACGCTGCTGTTCGGTGCGATTGGCTGGGTGGATGACTATCGCAAGGTGGTGGAGCGTAATCCCCGCGGCCTGCCGGCCCGTTGGAAATATTTCTGGCAGTCAGTGATTGGTGCTACAGCGGCCGTTGCGCTTTTCTGGAGTTCCGCTCTGCCGCAGGAGACATCCCTTTATGTGCCGTTTTTCAAAAACGTATCCCTGACCCTGGGGCCGGTGATCTTTGTGCTGCTGAGCTATTTCGTGATCGTAGGCAGTAGTAATGCCGTTAACCTCACAGACGGTCTGGATGGCCTGGCCATCATGCCAACGGTGATGGTGGCTGCGGCACTCGGGATCTTTGCCTATGTCTCCGGCCATGCCCAATTTGCCGACTATCTGCTGATTCCCCACCTGCCAGGCACCGGTGAGTTGATTGTGTTTTGTGGAGCGCTGGTTGGTGCCGGGCTCGGCTTTCTGTGGTTCAACACTTATCCGGCCCAGGTATTCATGGGGGATGTGGGAGCATTGGCGCTGGGTGCGGCTCTTGGCATCGTCGCGGTAATTGTGAGGCAGGAAATTGTACTTTTTATCATGGGCGGCGTGTTTGTGATGGAAACCATTTCCGTGATCCTGCAGGTGGCCTCGTTCCGCCTGACCGGGCGTCGGATTTTCCGGATGGCACCGCTGCATCATCATTTTGAATTGAAGGGCTGGCCAGAACCCCGCGTCATTGTGCGGTTCTGGGTAGTCACCGTTGTACTTGTGCTGGTTGGTCTTGCCAGCCTGAAGTTGAGATAG
- the ftsA gene encoding cell division protein FtsA: protein MSSVETENMIVGLDIGTSKVVAIVGKRKMDGSIEVVGIGSHPSRGLKRGVVVNIETTVQAIQRAVEEAELMAGCRIHSVYAGIAGSHIKSLNSHGIVAIRDREVTQADIDRVIDAAQAVAIPADQKILHILPQEFVIDSQEGIKEPMGMSGVRLEAKVHLVTCAVNAAQNIEKCVKRCGLEVDDIILEQLASSHAILTEDEKELGVCVVDIGGGTTDIAVFTGGAIRHTSVIPIAGDQVTNDIAMALRTPTQNAEEIKIKYACALTQLAGADETIKVPSVGDRAPRDLSRQALAEVVEPRYEELFTLVQSELRRSGFEDLIPAGIVITGGSSTMEGVVELAEEIFHMPVRLACPQAVSGMTEVVNNPIYATGVGLLIHGFRQMDLGRAPAMKGEDAPSLFERMKSWFTGHF from the coding sequence ATGTCATCGGTTGAAACGGAAAACATGATTGTCGGCCTCGATATCGGAACCTCGAAAGTGGTTGCGATTGTCGGCAAGCGCAAAATGGACGGGTCCATTGAGGTGGTGGGCATTGGCTCTCACCCATCCCGCGGGCTCAAGCGTGGCGTGGTGGTCAATATTGAAACCACGGTCCAGGCGATACAGCGGGCCGTGGAAGAAGCCGAACTGATGGCGGGGTGCCGCATTCATTCGGTCTACGCGGGTATTGCCGGTAGCCACATCAAAAGCCTGAATTCCCACGGCATTGTGGCAATCCGGGACCGGGAGGTCACCCAGGCCGATATCGACCGGGTGATTGATGCTGCCCAGGCGGTGGCCATTCCGGCTGACCAGAAAATCCTTCATATCCTGCCGCAGGAATTTGTGATCGACAGCCAGGAGGGAATCAAAGAGCCCATGGGGATGTCCGGTGTTCGCCTCGAGGCGAAAGTCCACCTGGTGACCTGCGCCGTCAACGCGGCTCAGAACATCGAGAAGTGCGTGAAGCGCTGTGGACTGGAAGTCGACGACATCATCCTGGAGCAGCTGGCTTCAAGCCACGCCATCCTGACGGAAGACGAAAAAGAGCTGGGTGTGTGCGTGGTGGATATCGGTGGTGGCACTACCGACATTGCGGTATTCACCGGTGGTGCCATCCGTCATACCTCGGTGATCCCGATCGCCGGCGACCAGGTGACCAATGATATCGCCATGGCCCTGCGGACGCCGACCCAGAACGCTGAAGAAATCAAGATCAAGTACGCCTGCGCCCTGACACAGCTCGCGGGTGCGGACGAAACCATCAAGGTGCCCAGTGTGGGCGACCGGGCGCCGCGGGATCTGTCCCGTCAGGCCCTGGCCGAGGTGGTTGAGCCGCGCTACGAAGAACTGTTCACTCTGGTGCAGTCGGAATTGCGCCGCTCGGGATTTGAGGATCTTATCCCGGCCGGCATCGTGATTACGGGCGGCTCCTCCACCATGGAAGGTGTGGTGGAGCTGGCCGAGGAGATCTTCCACATGCCGGTAAGGCTGGCCTGTCCGCAGGCGGTTTCCGGCATGACGGAAGTGGTCAACAACCCTATCTACGCCACGGGCGTGGGGTTGCTGATTCATGGCTTCCGCCAGATGGATCTTGGCCGGGCGCCGGCAATGAAAGGCGAGGATGCGCCGTCATTGTTTGAACGCATGAAGAGCTGGTTTACCGGTCATTTCTGA
- a CDS encoding UDP-N-acetylmuramoyl-tripeptide--D-alanyl-D-alanine ligase — translation MMPALTLNQALTWVGGRPSGDWQGDVSFTNVSTDTRKIARGDLFVALRGENFDGHGFIDTARQAGAVAAVVDRPDESVALPQLVVDDTVNALAALAGGIRNLSNARFVAVTGSSGKTTVREMVAAILGQMGNTLATEGNLNNHIGVPLTLFRLAPEHKYAAIELGASGIGEIAHSVKVVRPDVAILTNAGQAHLEGFGSYDNIVLAKGEIIDGLSDNGVAVLNLDDPAFDQWKQRAGQRRVRSVSGRGRRDADFRPADVQFDGPEMSFTAQGPNGWQCDIRLALQGEHNISNALMAISAAQAVGASDDAIQRGLAGLKAFKGRLQTLKLSPRWTVIDDSYNANPASMKAAIEVLASHPGYRTAVLGAMAELGADAESMHRDVGRFARARGVDRLLVVGSGCEGYVKGFGAATEVCSSHDDAVRRLFERSDDSQTVLVKGSRSSAMDIVVEGIKQKVGDTCCSG, via the coding sequence ATGATGCCGGCCCTTACCCTGAACCAGGCTTTGACCTGGGTTGGCGGCCGTCCGTCCGGCGATTGGCAGGGCGACGTCAGTTTCACAAACGTGTCCACGGATACGCGGAAGATCGCCCGTGGGGATCTGTTTGTGGCCCTGCGCGGAGAGAATTTCGACGGCCATGGGTTTATTGATACAGCCCGCCAGGCCGGCGCAGTGGCAGCGGTTGTTGATCGTCCGGATGAAAGCGTGGCGCTGCCGCAGCTTGTAGTGGATGACACCGTCAATGCGCTTGCCGCGCTTGCCGGCGGAATTCGGAACCTCAGCAACGCGCGGTTTGTGGCCGTCACCGGAAGCAGCGGCAAAACCACGGTGCGGGAGATGGTTGCTGCCATTCTGGGCCAGATGGGCAACACCCTGGCTACCGAAGGCAACCTGAACAACCACATTGGTGTGCCTCTGACACTTTTCCGTTTGGCGCCCGAGCACAAGTATGCCGCCATAGAGCTTGGTGCCAGTGGTATTGGGGAAATAGCCCATTCCGTTAAGGTCGTTCGGCCTGATGTCGCGATACTGACCAACGCCGGCCAGGCACATCTGGAAGGGTTTGGCAGTTACGACAACATAGTTCTTGCCAAGGGCGAGATTATCGACGGGCTTTCCGACAATGGCGTCGCCGTGCTTAACCTGGACGATCCGGCCTTTGACCAGTGGAAGCAGCGGGCCGGTCAGCGCCGGGTCAGATCCGTCAGTGGTCGGGGCCGGCGGGACGCCGATTTTCGGCCGGCGGATGTCCAGTTCGACGGCCCGGAGATGAGCTTCACCGCTCAGGGGCCGAACGGATGGCAGTGTGATATCCGGCTGGCGTTGCAGGGCGAGCACAACATTTCGAATGCCTTGATGGCGATTTCTGCGGCCCAGGCGGTCGGCGCCAGTGATGATGCCATTCAGCGCGGATTGGCCGGCTTAAAGGCGTTCAAGGGTCGCCTGCAAACCCTGAAGCTGTCGCCCCGGTGGACGGTCATCGATGACAGTTACAACGCGAATCCGGCGTCCATGAAGGCGGCGATCGAGGTTCTGGCATCTCACCCGGGTTACCGCACGGCGGTGCTGGGCGCCATGGCTGAGCTGGGCGCTGACGCGGAATCGATGCATCGGGACGTGGGACGTTTTGCCCGGGCCCGCGGAGTTGACCGGTTACTGGTTGTGGGCAGCGGATGTGAAGGCTATGTGAAGGGGTTTGGCGCAGCGACAGAAGTGTGTTCCAGCCACGATGATGCCGTGCGTCGTCTGTTCGAGAGAAGCGATGACTCGCAGACGGTATTGGTCAAGGGTTCTCGCAGTTCTGCCATGGATATCGTGGTAGAGGGAATAAAACAAAAGGTGGGTGATACATGCTGCTCTGGCTGA
- the murC gene encoding UDP-N-acetylmuramate--L-alanine ligase, protein MAEPTNPPLVYQVPEMRRIRNIHFVGIGGAGMSGIAEVLKNQGYDVSGSDIRESLVTDRLTAMGVKVFIGHRESNSETADVVVVSSAVNADNPEVSSARSRRVPIVPRAEMLAEIMRYRHGIAVAGTHGKTTTTSLIASILGEAGLDPTFVIGGKLNSAGTNAQLGGSRYLVAEADESDASFLHLTPVISVVTNIEADHMDTYGGDVGRLKQTFVDFLHNLPFYGVAVMCVDDDYVQEIIPRISRAIITYGIDNPEADYRAEDIQSDGLRTRFVVRRPGGRSDLSVELKMPGRHNVLNALAAIAVATDEGVDDAAICSGLAGFAGVGRRFQVYGDYQTRKGTVTLVDDYGHHPTEVEAVIRAAREAWPGRRLAMLYQPHRYSRTRDLYEDFVRVLSEVDVLLLMEVYSAGEPAVPGADSRALCRSIRQRGNVEPIYVEDDAEIEHLLGNALQDGDLLITQGAGDIGGVATRLGAAGVIADE, encoded by the coding sequence ATGGCTGAGCCAACGAATCCACCGCTGGTATACCAGGTGCCCGAGATGCGCCGTATCAGGAATATTCACTTTGTTGGCATCGGCGGTGCGGGCATGAGTGGTATTGCCGAGGTGCTGAAGAACCAGGGCTACGACGTATCAGGCTCGGATATTCGCGAAAGTCTGGTCACCGACCGCCTGACAGCGATGGGTGTGAAGGTGTTTATCGGCCATCGTGAATCCAATAGCGAGACCGCAGATGTTGTGGTTGTGTCTTCAGCGGTGAATGCTGATAACCCGGAAGTGTCTTCTGCCCGCAGCCGGCGTGTACCGATTGTGCCAAGGGCGGAAATGCTGGCGGAGATCATGAGGTACCGTCACGGAATTGCCGTGGCCGGAACCCATGGTAAGACCACGACCACCAGCCTGATTGCGTCGATATTGGGCGAGGCCGGCCTTGATCCCACCTTTGTGATCGGGGGCAAGCTCAACAGTGCGGGTACCAATGCCCAGCTTGGCGGTTCCCGTTACCTGGTGGCAGAGGCGGACGAAAGTGACGCGTCCTTCCTGCATCTGACACCCGTGATATCCGTGGTTACCAACATCGAGGCCGACCACATGGATACCTACGGTGGCGACGTGGGCCGTCTGAAGCAGACCTTTGTGGATTTCCTCCACAACCTGCCGTTTTACGGCGTGGCGGTGATGTGTGTGGATGACGATTATGTTCAGGAAATCATTCCCCGCATTTCCCGCGCCATTATTACCTACGGCATCGATAACCCGGAGGCGGACTACCGCGCCGAAGATATCCAGTCCGACGGCCTGCGTACCCGCTTTGTGGTGCGTCGCCCGGGCGGGCGCAGCGATCTGAGCGTCGAGCTGAAAATGCCCGGCCGTCACAACGTCCTCAACGCCCTTGCGGCGATTGCAGTCGCCACCGATGAAGGGGTTGATGACGCGGCTATCTGTAGTGGTCTTGCCGGCTTCGCTGGCGTTGGCCGCCGATTCCAGGTGTACGGCGATTACCAGACCCGTAAGGGCACCGTTACCCTGGTTGATGACTATGGCCACCACCCCACGGAAGTGGAAGCGGTGATCCGCGCCGCACGAGAGGCCTGGCCCGGTCGTCGGCTGGCCATGCTGTACCAGCCCCATCGCTATTCAAGAACCCGGGATCTATACGAGGACTTTGTCCGGGTTCTGTCGGAAGTGGATGTGCTTCTTCTGATGGAGGTGTATTCGGCGGGTGAACCAGCAGTCCCGGGCGCTGACAGCCGCGCCCTGTGTCGCAGCATCCGTCAGCGGGGCAATGTGGAGCCCATTTATGTCGAAGACGACGCTGAAATCGAGCACTTGCTGGGCAACGCCCTGCAGGACGGCGACCTGCTGATTACCCAGGGCGCCGGTGATATTGGCGGTGTCGCAACACGGCTTGGCGCAGCGGGGGTGATTGCTGATGAGTGA
- the murD gene encoding UDP-N-acetylmuramoyl-L-alanine--D-glutamate ligase, producing MGMIASDRRTLVVGLGKTGLSCVRYLCEKGRELSVVDSRAEPPGLEELRSQFPDVPVHLGPFDPDLFAGFNELVVSPGISLEEPAIVRAADSGAMIRGDIDLFAEAADAPIVAITGSNGKTTVTTLVGEMARATGVNVAVGGNIGTPALDLLGRGAELYVLELSSFQLETTHELNALAATILNVSDDHMDRYANKMDYFQAKQRIFNGCRNAIVNLDDALSTPMARDTLRFLCFGFHRVNPETFSTRDDDEGTWITFGFDNLLLAEELGLLGRHNISNVMAALALGHAAGLPMDVMLDTARQFRGLPHRCEWVRNIDGVDYINDSKGTNVGATAAAIQSLVPVEGKIVLIAGGDGKGADFSMLAEPVSENCRAVVLIGTDAQRIAAALGDAVTIHFENSLVDAVRKAASLAQAGDRVLLSPACASFDMFRDYTDRGDQFRQIVKEGL from the coding sequence ATGGGCATGATCGCTTCAGATCGCAGAACGCTGGTTGTGGGACTCGGTAAAACCGGGCTCTCCTGCGTTCGCTATCTGTGTGAAAAAGGCCGTGAGTTGTCGGTTGTGGACAGTCGCGCAGAGCCGCCCGGGCTGGAGGAGCTGCGTAGCCAGTTTCCGGACGTACCCGTGCATCTTGGCCCATTCGATCCGGATCTTTTTGCCGGCTTCAATGAGCTGGTTGTCAGCCCTGGCATCAGCCTGGAAGAGCCTGCCATTGTCCGGGCGGCAGACAGCGGAGCGATGATTCGTGGCGATATCGACCTGTTTGCGGAAGCGGCCGATGCTCCGATCGTCGCCATTACCGGCTCCAATGGTAAAACCACTGTGACGACCCTGGTGGGAGAAATGGCCAGAGCCACTGGGGTAAACGTCGCCGTTGGAGGCAATATCGGCACGCCAGCGCTGGATCTTCTCGGACGCGGCGCCGAGCTCTATGTACTGGAGCTGTCGAGCTTCCAGCTTGAAACCACGCACGAGCTGAATGCTCTCGCGGCCACCATACTGAATGTGTCGGACGATCATATGGATCGTTACGCCAACAAGATGGACTATTTTCAGGCCAAGCAACGCATCTTCAATGGCTGCCGCAACGCCATCGTGAATCTTGATGATGCCCTGAGCACTCCCATGGCAAGGGATACGCTGCGGTTCCTGTGTTTCGGCTTCCACCGGGTTAACCCGGAAACCTTCAGTACCCGAGATGATGACGAAGGCACCTGGATCACCTTCGGTTTTGACAACCTGCTGCTGGCGGAAGAGCTGGGGCTGCTGGGGCGCCATAACATCAGCAACGTGATGGCCGCACTGGCGCTTGGCCACGCCGCCGGCCTGCCTATGGATGTGATGCTGGACACCGCCCGCCAGTTCCGGGGCCTGCCCCACAGGTGTGAGTGGGTCCGCAACATCGACGGTGTCGACTATATCAATGATTCCAAGGGTACCAATGTCGGGGCGACTGCAGCGGCCATCCAGAGCCTGGTGCCAGTTGAAGGAAAGATCGTTCTTATCGCCGGCGGCGACGGCAAAGGCGCCGATTTTTCAATGCTGGCGGAGCCAGTCAGTGAAAACTGCCGGGCCGTGGTCCTGATTGGAACCGATGCGCAGCGAATTGCCGCTGCTCTGGGTGATGCAGTGACCATTCACTTTGAAAATTCTCTCGTGGATGCGGTCCGTAAGGCTGCCTCCCTGGCACAGGCCGGTGATCGGGTGTTGCTGTCACCCGCCTGTGCCAGCTTTGACATGTTCCGCGACTATACCGATCGCGGCGACCAGTTCCGTCAGATTGTTAAGGAGGGGCTGTGA
- a CDS encoding cell division protein FtsQ/DivIB: protein MFDQILIRSRPVPSDPPRRRGATSREPEQKNRFRLLGAILAAVPWSQVVIGAGIVLLAALVPWGTGQVLNAMDRQVMAIDITGDLVGESRVELERSAGQWVGRSFFATDLSDVKAKLEQRPWVESAAVRRVWPDRFAIEIREKKPLAYWSDGRLVSRSGEVFAPGNPEVAGKLPVLSGPDERVMDVIRMAQSMSDTLTENGVGFAGLSLEQRGAWTLTLANGIEVVLGKDQVEKRFERFVTVYQERLVSRANEVKRVDARYSNGVAVKWKPDAQASGKNT from the coding sequence ATGTTTGACCAGATCCTGATTCGCAGCCGCCCGGTACCCTCGGATCCGCCCCGGCGCCGTGGCGCCACTTCCCGGGAACCGGAGCAGAAGAATCGTTTCCGGTTACTGGGGGCCATTCTGGCGGCCGTACCCTGGAGCCAGGTGGTGATTGGCGCCGGCATTGTGCTTCTTGCGGCATTGGTGCCCTGGGGCACGGGTCAGGTATTGAATGCCATGGACCGTCAGGTGATGGCCATTGATATTACCGGCGACCTGGTAGGGGAAAGCCGGGTCGAACTGGAACGAAGTGCCGGCCAATGGGTCGGGCGCAGCTTTTTTGCCACCGACCTGTCGGATGTGAAAGCAAAACTTGAGCAGCGCCCCTGGGTTGAATCAGCGGCCGTGAGGCGTGTCTGGCCCGACCGCTTTGCCATCGAGATCCGGGAAAAGAAACCCTTGGCCTACTGGAGTGACGGCCGGCTGGTCAGCCGCAGCGGCGAGGTGTTTGCCCCTGGTAACCCCGAAGTGGCGGGGAAACTCCCCGTCCTGTCCGGCCCTGATGAGCGGGTCATGGACGTGATTCGCATGGCCCAGAGCATGTCGGACACCCTGACCGAAAACGGCGTGGGATTCGCCGGTCTGAGCCTGGAGCAGCGCGGCGCCTGGACCCTGACCCTCGCCAACGGAATTGAAGTGGTGTTGGGCAAGGACCAGGTGGAAAAACGATTTGAAAGATTTGTGACGGTTTATCAAGAGCGCCTGGTGTCGCGGGCAAATGAAGTCAAACGTGTGGACGCCCGCTATAGCAACGGTGTGGCGGTCAAGTGGAAACCGGATGCCCAGGCGTCCGGGAAAAACACATAG
- the ftsW gene encoding putative lipid II flippase FtsW, with product MQADMTLNQRNGLFSDLRPLPLLIISSAALLVLGIVMISSASMDMASETVGNGYYYVIRQLVFAGLGCVIALLAVNVPIAWWERSGWLLLAIGLLSLLLVLTPLGRTVNGSTRWIPFGLFNVQVSELAKLCLIAYLAGYVVRRRQELLTTWSGFLKPIGVLGLASVLLVIEPDFGATVVLVAAAAGMIFLSGVPLRRFMPLIGVLVVLGAALIVAQPYRLKRVVSYLDPWKDQFDSGYQLTQSLIAFGQGDWAGTGLGNSVQKLFYLPEAHTDFIFAIIAEEFGLLGSLLVLGLFTVLVMSGFAIARRAEKAGMPFAACFSYGITLLIGLQASINMSVSTGLLPTKGLTLPLVSYGGSSLMITAICIGVLARVDMERADLEKSGKDSKAAGKSRGGAAYE from the coding sequence ATGCAGGCTGACATGACCCTCAATCAGCGGAACGGCCTTTTCAGCGACCTGCGGCCGCTACCTCTGCTGATCATCAGTTCTGCGGCGCTGTTAGTGCTGGGCATTGTGATGATCTCGTCGGCGTCCATGGATATGGCGTCCGAGACCGTGGGCAATGGCTATTACTATGTGATCCGGCAGCTTGTTTTTGCGGGGCTGGGTTGTGTGATTGCGCTGCTTGCGGTGAATGTGCCGATAGCGTGGTGGGAGCGCAGCGGTTGGCTTCTGCTGGCGATTGGCCTGCTGTCCCTGCTGCTGGTGCTGACACCGCTGGGACGCACTGTGAACGGCTCAACCCGCTGGATTCCATTTGGCCTTTTCAACGTTCAGGTGTCGGAGCTGGCCAAGCTCTGCCTGATTGCCTATCTCGCCGGTTACGTTGTGCGCCGGAGACAGGAACTGTTGACCACCTGGTCCGGTTTTCTCAAACCTATCGGTGTATTGGGGCTTGCCTCGGTGTTGCTGGTGATCGAGCCTGATTTTGGTGCCACTGTTGTACTGGTCGCTGCGGCGGCGGGCATGATTTTTCTCAGTGGTGTTCCATTGCGCCGCTTTATGCCACTGATCGGCGTGTTGGTGGTTCTTGGTGCAGCGTTGATTGTTGCCCAGCCGTACCGGCTCAAGCGCGTTGTCAGCTACCTCGACCCCTGGAAAGACCAGTTCGATTCCGGTTACCAGCTAACCCAGTCACTGATTGCCTTCGGCCAGGGTGACTGGGCGGGCACCGGGCTTGGCAATTCGGTACAGAAGCTCTTCTACCTGCCCGAAGCTCATACTGATTTTATTTTCGCCATCATTGCCGAAGAATTCGGACTGCTTGGCTCCTTGCTGGTACTGGGACTGTTTACGGTTCTGGTGATGTCAGGCTTTGCCATTGCCCGCCGTGCCGAGAAGGCAGGTATGCCGTTTGCGGCTTGCTTTTCATACGGCATTACGCTGCTGATCGGTTTGCAGGCCAGCATCAATATGTCCGTGAGCACCGGGCTGCTGCCCACCAAAGGCCTGACGCTCCCGCTGGTTAGCTACGGCGGATCCAGTCTGATGATTACGGCTATCTGCATCGGTGTCCTCGCCCGCGTGGATATGGAGCGGGCTGACCTGGAAAAGAGTGGTAAAGATTCGAAAGCCGCCGGAAAGAGCCGCGGAGGTGCCGCCTATGAGTGA
- a CDS encoding D-alanine--D-alanine ligase, producing MSDTRRMEVPTYQADPAMVKAFGRVAVFMGGDSAEREVSLKSGQAVLAALLSAGVDAFAVDVRGCLLRTVDNPDFDRVFIALHGRGGEDGTLQAILSQAGIPFTGSEMMASALAMDKLRTKYVLEGCNLPTPRFSAMGSEADADRILLTLRPPLGVKPSHEGSSIGIRKVTNRDELVSAYREAALLDPLVLVEEWVEGPEFTVSVLQNEALPAIGLSTDHVFYDYEAKYLTDDTRYQIPCGLDPDAELRLQNLALQAFRVLGCRTWGRADIMQDAAGDFWLLEINTVPGMTDHSLVPMAAKAAGISFEELVVRILEDTLDPTGGQEAAHV from the coding sequence ATGAGTGATACCCGGCGTATGGAGGTACCGACCTATCAGGCAGACCCGGCCATGGTGAAAGCCTTTGGCCGTGTTGCGGTGTTTATGGGCGGCGACTCGGCAGAGCGCGAAGTATCCCTGAAAAGCGGTCAGGCGGTCCTTGCTGCGCTGCTGTCCGCCGGCGTTGATGCATTCGCCGTTGACGTCCGGGGCTGCCTGCTCAGAACCGTCGACAACCCGGACTTTGATCGGGTGTTCATCGCCCTGCACGGCCGTGGTGGAGAAGACGGAACCCTTCAGGCGATTCTGTCCCAGGCAGGCATTCCGTTTACCGGCAGCGAAATGATGGCTTCGGCCCTGGCCATGGACAAGCTGCGGACCAAGTACGTTCTGGAAGGATGCAATCTGCCGACGCCCCGCTTCAGTGCCATGGGGTCTGAGGCTGATGCGGACCGGATTCTCCTGACCCTGCGGCCGCCGCTGGGCGTGAAACCTTCGCATGAAGGCTCAAGCATCGGTATCCGCAAGGTGACAAACCGTGACGAGCTGGTGTCCGCCTATCGTGAGGCCGCCCTGCTTGATCCCCTGGTACTGGTTGAAGAATGGGTGGAAGGCCCCGAATTCACCGTCAGCGTGCTGCAGAACGAGGCCCTGCCGGCGATCGGGCTGAGCACCGACCATGTGTTTTACGACTACGAAGCCAAATATCTGACTGACGACACGCGCTACCAGATTCCTTGCGGGCTGGACCCCGATGCCGAGCTGCGCCTTCAGAATCTGGCGCTTCAGGCTTTTCGGGTGCTGGGGTGCCGGACCTGGGGCCGTGCCGACATCATGCAGGATGCTGCCGGTGACTTCTGGCTGCTGGAGATCAACACCGTGCCGGGCATGACCGATCACAGCCTGGTGCCAATGGCTGCGAAGGCGGCGGGCATCAGCTTCGAGGAGTTGGTGGTTCGCATTCTGGAAGACACGTTGGACCCCACGGGTGGTCAGGAGGCTGCGCATGTTTGA